Proteins encoded in a region of the Zunongwangia endophytica genome:
- a CDS encoding acyl-CoA carboxylase subunit beta has protein sequence MDINFNKNEDHNKILVSDLNHHLKRVYLGGGEKRIEKHHVKGKMTARERIDFLLDAPQEAIEIGAFAGDGMYKEHGGCPSGGVVVKIGKVSGKQCIVVANDATVKAGAWFPITGKKNLRAQEISIENKLPIIYLVDSAGVYLPMQDEIFPDKEHFGRIFRNNAVMSSMGITQIAAVMGSCVAGGAYLPIMSDEAIIVEKTGSIFLAGSYLVKAAIGETIDNETLGGATTHTEISGVTDYKAKDDKDALTKIQNIMDKIGDFDTAGFNRKKSTQPKLDPKEIFGILPKKRSDQYDMMQIIERLVDDSEFEEYKKGYGETIITGYARMDGWAVGIVANQRKIVKTKKGEMQFGGVIYSDSADKATRFISNCNQKKIPLVFLQDVTGFMVGSKSEHGGIIKDGAKMVNAVSNSVVPKFTIILGNSYGAGNYAMCGKAYDPRLIVAWPSAELAVMGGTQAAKVLAQIETASLEKRGEKVDAEKEKKVFEKIKARYDEQTSAYYAAARLWTDAVINPMDTRRWISTGIEAANHAPIEKDFNLGVIQT, from the coding sequence ATGGATATTAACTTCAATAAAAATGAAGATCATAATAAAATACTAGTTTCAGATTTAAACCATCATCTTAAAAGAGTGTATTTGGGAGGTGGTGAGAAACGTATAGAAAAACATCATGTAAAAGGAAAAATGACCGCCAGAGAGCGGATCGATTTTTTATTGGATGCACCCCAAGAAGCTATAGAAATAGGTGCTTTTGCCGGTGATGGCATGTATAAGGAACATGGGGGCTGCCCTAGCGGCGGCGTTGTTGTGAAAATCGGAAAAGTCTCTGGTAAGCAATGTATCGTTGTTGCCAACGATGCGACGGTAAAAGCAGGTGCATGGTTTCCGATCACAGGAAAGAAAAATCTAAGAGCACAGGAAATTTCTATAGAAAACAAACTACCGATTATCTATCTAGTAGATAGCGCAGGGGTTTATTTACCAATGCAAGATGAGATTTTCCCAGATAAAGAACATTTCGGAAGGATTTTCAGGAATAATGCCGTTATGAGTAGCATGGGAATCACTCAAATTGCAGCTGTAATGGGCAGCTGTGTTGCTGGTGGTGCTTATTTACCTATTATGAGTGATGAAGCCATTATTGTCGAAAAAACCGGAAGTATTTTTCTTGCCGGCAGTTATTTAGTAAAAGCAGCTATCGGCGAAACTATCGATAACGAAACGCTTGGCGGTGCTACAACACATACTGAAATTAGCGGGGTTACCGATTATAAAGCCAAAGACGATAAAGATGCGCTCACAAAAATTCAAAACATTATGGATAAAATTGGCGATTTTGATACCGCTGGTTTTAACCGAAAAAAGTCAACTCAGCCTAAATTGGACCCTAAGGAAATCTTCGGAATTTTACCTAAAAAGCGCTCAGATCAATATGATATGATGCAAATCATTGAACGTTTGGTAGATGATTCTGAATTTGAAGAATATAAAAAAGGTTATGGTGAAACCATCATTACCGGATATGCTCGCATGGATGGATGGGCGGTTGGAATTGTAGCCAATCAGCGTAAAATTGTAAAAACCAAAAAAGGCGAAATGCAATTCGGTGGCGTGATCTACTCCGATTCTGCCGATAAAGCCACTCGTTTTATTTCGAATTGTAATCAAAAGAAAATTCCGTTAGTATTTCTTCAGGATGTTACCGGATTTATGGTAGGAAGCAAAAGTGAACATGGCGGAATTATAAAGGATGGTGCCAAAATGGTTAATGCAGTAAGTAATTCTGTCGTACCAAAATTCACTATTATTCTTGGCAATTCTTACGGGGCTGGAAATTACGCAATGTGCGGCAAGGCTTACGATCCAAGACTTATCGTTGCCTGGCCAAGTGCCGAGCTTGCCGTAATGGGCGGCACACAGGCCGCGAAAGTTTTAGCACAAATCGAAACCGCTTCATTAGAAAAAAGAGGCGAAAAGGTGGATGCTGAAAAAGAGAAAAAGGTTTTTGAAAAAATCAAAGCTCGATACGACGAGCAAACTTCAGCATATTATGCCGCTGCAAGATTATGGACAGATGCAGTAATAAATCCTATGGATACCAGAAGATGGATTTCAACGGGAATTGAAGCTGCCAATCATGCTCCTATCGAAAAAGATTTTAATTTAGGTGTTATTCAAACTTAA